The genomic stretch ATTGCTCCTGAGTTTGCTCATCAGCATTGGGATTTCACTGATCGTCTTCGGCAAGCGCTGACGCTGCGCCGCTTTCGTTGTTCATCCCACCACCATCGCATCGCATTCCCTTTTTCTGCTTTCGATTCCCGGTCGTTGATGATTCACCCTCGTACTCTCAAGATTCTGGTGGTCGTGCTGTTGTTGCACGCGGGCGTGCTGATGCTGATTCAGCTGGGCCTGATCGCACCGCGCCCGACCGTCGAAGAACCGCTGGAAATCCAGGCGCACATCATTCCGGCTGCGCCTCAGCCGATCAAGCAACCGGAGCCGCCGAAGCAGCAGCCGGTCAAGCAGGAGGCGCCCAAGCCCGTCAACATCGTCAAGCCGGTCGCGCAACCCAAGCCGACGCCGATGCCGACGCCTACATTGCCGCCGTCGGACACCGCCCCGGTGGTGCCCGCCACCCCGCCGACGCCGCCGGCACCGGCTCCAGAACCCGCGCCCGCGCCGGCACCGGCGCCGTCCGGCCCCATCAGCATCGGCATCAACGACATCCAGTGCAGCGAACCACCGCTCGTCTATCCCAGCATGTCGCAGAAGATGGGCGAGGAAGGCCGCGCCATGGTCAAGATTTCCATCGGCACGGCCGGTGAGGTCACCAATGTTGTGGTCACGTCGTCGTCCGGCTCGCCTCGCCTGGACCGCGCTGCCGCCGATGCCGCGCGCGCCATCAAGTGCAGTCCGTACAAGCAGAACGGCCGCGCCGTGCCTGTGGTGGCCAGCAAGCCGTTCGTCTTCAAGCTCGACAACTAATTCGATTCCGCTTTTCGCTTAGCCTCTCGCTCAATTCAGGATATTCATCATGCAGGAACTCGGTCTTTCCCACCTCTGGACACAAGGCGACATCGTCACCCGCGCCACGGCGATTCTGCTGCTCATCATGTCGCTCGCCTCGTGGATCGTCATCTTCACCAAGGCGTGGGACATCGTGCGTCTGAAGTCGATGGCGCAAGGCGCTGAAAAGCGTTTCTGGCATTCGGACGATTTTGATCACGCCATGCAGACGCTTGGCTCGCCCAAGGACAACCCGTTCCACACGCTCGCACAAACAGGCCGCGAAGCCGCGCAGCATCACCGCGCCAGCCAGCCGCAGCTGCATGATGTGATGGATATTTCCGACTGGATCACGCGCTCGCTCAAGAGCGCCATCGACGAGTCGGTGGGTCAGATGCAATCGGGGCTGGCCGTCCTGGCATCGGTGGGCTCGACCGCGCCGTTCGTCGGCCTGTTCGGCACGGTGTGGGGCATCTATCACGCCCTGCTCGGTATCGGCGCAGTGGGCGTGCCGACCATCGACAAGGTGGCCGGCCCCGTGGGCGAATCGCTCATCATGACGGCTTTCGGCCTGGCTGTGGCCATTCCCGCGGTGCTCGGCTACAACGCCCTGACGCGCGGCAACAAGGCCATCATCGCCAAGCTCAACCGCTTTGCGCACGACCTGCACGCCTACTTCGTGACCGGCGCGCGCCTGCGCCCGGGCGCTTCGCGCGACGACGCCGGCGTGCGCCTCACTGCGGTCAAGCAGCAGTAAGGAGCAGCTATGTCCTTCGGATCTTTCGACAGCGACGACGAGGTGATGAGCGAGATCAACATGACGCCGCTGGTCGACGTCATGCTGGTGCTGCTGATCATCTTCATCATCACCATTCCGGTGATCAACCACGCGGTAAAGATCGACCTGCCGCGCGCGTCCAACAAGCCCGACGACGCCAAGCCTCAAAGCGTGAACGTCGAGATCAACGCAGACGGCCAGGTGTTCTGGAACAACCAGCCCGTGGACGAGGCGACGCTGCAGGCCGACATCGCTCAAGCCGCGCAGCAACA from Ralstonia pickettii encodes the following:
- a CDS encoding energy transducer TonB; protein product: MIHPRTLKILVVVLLLHAGVLMLIQLGLIAPRPTVEEPLEIQAHIIPAAPQPIKQPEPPKQQPVKQEAPKPVNIVKPVAQPKPTPMPTPTLPPSDTAPVVPATPPTPPAPAPEPAPAPAPAPSGPISIGINDIQCSEPPLVYPSMSQKMGEEGRAMVKISIGTAGEVTNVVVTSSSGSPRLDRAAADAARAIKCSPYKQNGRAVPVVASKPFVFKLDN
- a CDS encoding MotA/TolQ/ExbB proton channel family protein, with product MQELGLSHLWTQGDIVTRATAILLLIMSLASWIVIFTKAWDIVRLKSMAQGAEKRFWHSDDFDHAMQTLGSPKDNPFHTLAQTGREAAQHHRASQPQLHDVMDISDWITRSLKSAIDESVGQMQSGLAVLASVGSTAPFVGLFGTVWGIYHALLGIGAVGVPTIDKVAGPVGESLIMTAFGLAVAIPAVLGYNALTRGNKAIIAKLNRFAHDLHAYFVTGARLRPGASRDDAGVRLTAVKQQ
- a CDS encoding ExbD/TolR family protein yields the protein MSFGSFDSDDEVMSEINMTPLVDVMLVLLIIFIITIPVINHAVKIDLPRASNKPDDAKPQSVNVEINADGQVFWNNQPVDEATLQADIAQAAQQQPQPEMHLRADRNVRYERVAQVMASIQRGGLSRIGFVTEPQH